Proteins encoded by one window of Polyodon spathula isolate WHYD16114869_AA chromosome 16, ASM1765450v1, whole genome shotgun sequence:
- the LOC121329336 gene encoding fez family zinc finger protein 2-like, which produces MRVLWLFWNAGREDWETNRLLRISSSAGMASSLPLETVMSCPRHETRNGTSTAPKALAFSIERIMSKASDTKSSLEERHGLGNSDGKKMVSLCSPIPCMIPIQPLSYDLQTKTLMNYSEFWKANLRETICGSASMCKSSCGLCCKTDPSFVHSLLPNSRVIKPQVIHQTVTMPANGSLYYFNYLDSSYHPSDLLRGHVFPSTIVSSQSQTSFSAHQKLLLLENTKLASLTAETFPTPQFPHKERLPGQLDQIAKENKSLTSEKNGVKPHIKLSNCSDGKSKNFTCEVCGKVFNAHYNLTRHMPVHTGARPFVCKVCGKGFRQASTLCRHKIIHTQEKPHKCNQCGKAFNRSSTLNTHIRIHAGYKPFVCEFCGKAFHQKGNYKNHKLTHSGEKQFKCTICNKAFHQIYNLTFHMHTHNDKKPFTCVTCGKGFCRNFDLKKHIRKLHDNNTSTSVPRAVQG; this is translated from the exons ATGCGTGTCCTATGGCTTTTCTGGAATGCAGGAAGGGAAGACTGGGAGACTAATCGACTGCTGCGCATATCAAGTTCTGCAGGGATGGCGAGTTCTCTTCCTTTGGAAACTGTGATGTCCTGTCCAAGGCACGAGACCAGGAATGGAACTTCCACCGCCCCAAAGGCGCTGGCCTTCTCTATTGAACGAATTATGTCAAAGGCTTCAGATACAAAAAGTTCCTTGGAAGAAAGACATGGTCTGGGGAATTCAGATGGAAAGAAGATGGTCAGTCTTTGCTCACCTATACCCTGCATGATTCCCATTCAACCTTTGAGCTACGACCTTCAAACCAAAACGCTGATGAACTATTCCGAATTCTGGAAAGCAAACTTAAGGGAAACGATTTGCGGTTCAGCCTCAATGTGCAAATCGAGCTGTGGCTTGTGTTGTAAAACCGACCCAAGTTTTGTGCATTCACTATTGCCAAACAGCAGGGTTATCAAGCCTCAGGTAATTCACCAGACAGTAACAATGCCAGCTAACGGATCTCTATATTACTTTAACTATTTGGACTCCTCGTATCACCCATCCGATCTTTTAAGAGGACATGTATTTCCTTCCACCATTGTCAGTTCCCAGTCACAAACTTCATTTTCTGCTCACCAGAAATTACTTTTGTTGGAGAATACCAAGCTTGCCAGTTTGACAGCGGAGACGTTTCCTACACCCCAGTTTCCACATAAAGAACGCCTACCGGGACAGTTAGACCAGATTGCGAAGGAAAACAAGAGTTTGACATCAGAAAAGAACGGCGTGAAACCGCACATTAAACTGAGCAACTGTTCTGATGGAAAATCAAAAAATTTCACTTGCGAAGTGTGTGGCAAG GTGTTTAACGCACATTACAATTTAACACGTCACATGCCGGTACACACAGGAGCCAGACCGTTTGTGTGTAAAGTCTGTGGGAAAGGGTTTCGCCAAGCCAGCACTTTGTGTAGGCACAAAATTATTCACACACAG gaAAAACCACACAAATGTAATCAATGCGGGAAAGCCTTTAACCGAAGCTCTACATTAAACACGCATATACGGATTCACGCTGGATACAAACCATTTGTATGCGAATTTTGTGGAAAGGCTTTTCACCAAAAGG GAAACTACAAGAATCACAAACTGACGCACAGCGGCGAAAAGCAGTTCAAATGTACAATTTGCAACAAAGCCTTTCATCAGATTTATAATCTGACTTTTCATATGCATACTCACAACGATAAGAAGCCGTTTACTTGTGTAACCTGCGGGAAAGGGTTCTGTCGAAACTTTGATTTGAAGAAGCATATAAGAAAACTGCACGATAACAACACCTCCACTTCCGTTCCACGAGCGGTGCAAGGCTGA